ACGGCAAAGAAGTCACTTTCCTGGTTTTCCCGGATGCCGGGCACGTGGGTGGAGGAGCCTATGCGAATTTTTTGAGACGCTGGGCGGCCATCGAGGACTTCCTGGGCAAGCACCTCGGCGGCCGCGCCGAGCCTCCCAACGAAGCGGAAAAGTGGGACCAGCTCATGAAGTGAATTGGGATAACATGAACACCCATGCCATTATCCGGGCCTGTTTTTTTTCCATCCTCCTGCCACTTTTATTCACGAGTACGGCACCCGCCCAAGAGCCGCATCCCGCGTGGCGGACGGAATCCATCGACCTGGCCGTCGAAATCGATCCGGACCGTGGCGTGCTGAAGGGAGATGCCGGGCTGCAGCTTAAAAACCTTGGCGCCGGCGATGACGAGATCCTTTTGACCCTCAACCATCAGCTGCGGGTGGAAGCGGTTATGGATGAATGCGGCCGCCCTCTGTCTTTCGAGCAGAGTGAGGACAGCCTCGCCGTTCGTCCGCAGGAGCCGCCCTTTGGAACGGAGCTGCGCACCATCCGCATCCGTTATTCCGGCCGCTTTCTTGAACGGATCCCCGAACTCGACCTGCGCAACGCCTGGATCGGCGGCAAAATCTCCTATGCCTTCTGCAGCAGCCGCTGGTATCCGCAAGCGCCCGACCCGTTCCGCCGCTGCCGGGGAAGGATCGCCTATCTTGTCCCCGGGAATTGGACCGTGGCCAGCTCGGGCAGGCTGACGGCCACGGAAGAAATTCGCGGCGCGAAACGGTGCACCTTTGTCGTCGCCTCCCCGGTCGAGTTCTCCTTCGCCGCCGCCGACTTCGTCCATCATCGCGAAAACATCGACGGCCTGGAAGTGGGCGTTTTCCTGCTCAAGGGCGACCGGAATAAGGTGGACTATTATCTGGGCAACTGCAGCAAAATGATCGCTTACTTCAAGAAACTCTACGGCTTCTTTCCTTACGAGCGCTACGATCTGATCGAGCTGCCGCAGGAGATGCTGGGCAAGACGGGCGCCGCCTGCTATGAAAGCCTGACCTTTTTCCCGGAGTCGCTGCTGCCCAAGCGCTTTTTTTACGCTCCGGTCTTCGCGCATGAGATCAGCCATTGCTGGTGGGGGAATTGCGTTCGCGGCGCGGAGGGGCCGGTCATCAACGAGGGCCTGGCGCAGATTTCGATGGGGCTCTATCTCGAGGAAACCCTCGGCAGCAAATTTTTTTGGAACCTGCTGAAGGATGGCGCGCCGCAGTTTCTGTACCTGCATTCGGCGCGGTTGTTCTTCCGGGCCCTGCAAACGGCCAAAGTCAAAGACAAGTCGCTCGAAGCCCTGCTCATGCGCGGTGAAGACCTGGAACTGGGGATCCCGGCCAAGGACAAGTTCACCACCCTGCATATGCTGGCCAACAGCAAGGGGTTCTTCGTCTTTGCCATGCTGCGCGAGCTGATCGGTCCCGAGCCCTTCAAGCAAGGCCTGAGGACAACTCTGGAGGGTTTTTCCTGGAAAACC
This DNA window, taken from Candidatus Aminicenantes bacterium, encodes the following:
- a CDS encoding M1 family aminopeptidase, yielding MNTHAIIRACFFSILLPLLFTSTAPAQEPHPAWRTESIDLAVEIDPDRGVLKGDAGLQLKNLGAGDDEILLTLNHQLRVEAVMDECGRPLSFEQSEDSLAVRPQEPPFGTELRTIRIRYSGRFLERIPELDLRNAWIGGKISYAFCSSRWYPQAPDPFRRCRGRIAYLVPGNWTVASSGRLTATEEIRGAKRCTFVVASPVEFSFAAADFVHHRENIDGLEVGVFLLKGDRNKVDYYLGNCSKMIAYFKKLYGFFPYERYDLIELPQEMLGKTGAACYESLTFFPESLLPKRFFYAPVFAHEISHCWWGNCVRGAEGPVINEGLAQISMGLYLEETLGSKFFWNLLKDGAPQFLYLHSARLFFRALQTAKVKDKSLEALLMRGEDLELGIPAKDKFTTLHMLANSKGFFVFAMLRELIGPEPFKQGLRTTLEGFSWKT